In Bacteroidota bacterium, the genomic stretch CGGATGTCCTGCCAGAGCCCCTTCATGCGGAAGTTGGCCTCGGGCAGCACCACGTTGTTGAAGTACATCATCCCGCCCGCGACGAACACAGCGGCGACGAGGACCGGCCACCCGAGCCCCGCCAGCGAGATGCCCGCGCTCTTCGCCACGGCGTAGGCCTGCGTCTCGGCCAGGCGGGCGAAGACGAGCAGCGTCGCGACCAGCACCGCCATCGGGACGGCGAGGACGACCATGTAGGCGAGGCTGTAGGTAATCAACTCGGCGATCACCAAGAGTGGCAACCCGCGCCCGACCAGCTCCGGGAGGTAGTTGATCAGGAACTGCATCAGGAGCAGAAACAGCAGCGTCCCGAAGGCCGCGAGGAACGGCCCCGGCAGGCTTTTCAGAATATGCCCGTGCAGCAGCCTCAAGGGAGCGTCGAGTTGCGAATGTCGAATTACGAGTGGGGGCCTGGACGCGAATGGCGAGCATACCCTATGCCTCCGGCGATGCCCGAACGCGGCAGCGGCCTCGTCAGTTCTCAACGCCCGGCCTCGGTACCTTCGGTGGCTTTGCCCGCTTCCTCACTCGTTATTCGCCGTCCGTCCCCCGTCATTTGCCATGACCGTCAAGCCCTTCGTCGTCAGCCCCTTCGCCGAGAACTGCTACGTCTGCCACGACGCGGGCGAGGCTGTCCTCATCGACCCCGGCACGGTCACCGACGCCGAGCGGCAGACGGTGCTCGACTACCTGACGCGCAACGGCCTCGCCGTGCGCCACCTCCTGCTCACGCATGCTCACCTCGACCACATCTTCGGCTGCGCCTTCTTCGCCCGGCACTTCGGAATGCAGTGGCAGCTTCACGAGGCGGACCTCCCGCTGCTCGACGCCGCCGAGTTGCAGGCCCGCATGTTCGGCGTCGAGCTGGAGAAGCCGCCTGCGCCCGAGGCCTCGCTGGCCGAGGGCGGCACCGTCTCGTTCGGCCAGGCGACGTGGCAGGTCCTTCACACGCCCGGACACTCGCCGGGCTCGGTCAGCTTCTACGACGAGGCCGGCGGCTTCGTCATCGGCGGCGACGTACTCTTCCAGGGCTCCATCGGCCGCACCGACCTGTGGGGCGGCTCGATGCCGACGCTGCTCAACGCGATCCAGGCTAAGCTAATGCCGCTCCCGGACGAGACGGTGGTCTACTCCGGCCACGGCCCCGAAACGACCGTCGGGTACGAGCGCCGGACGAACCCGTTTCTCGCGCGCGAGGGGTCT encodes the following:
- a CDS encoding MBL fold metallo-hydrolase; its protein translation is MTVKPFVVSPFAENCYVCHDAGEAVLIDPGTVTDAERQTVLDYLTRNGLAVRHLLLTHAHLDHIFGCAFFARHFGMQWQLHEADLPLLDAAELQARMFGVELEKPPAPEASLAEGGTVSFGQATWQVLHTPGHSPGSVSFYDEAGGFVIGGDVLFQGSIGRTDLWGGSMPTLLNAIQAKLMPLPDETVVYSGHGPETTVGYERRTNPFLAREGSL